ctccgctgccttgactttcactgcctgtactctcagcgccattcagatgttcctcgtagtgctgcttccacctttcgatcaccacacgttcgtccgtcaagatgctcccatccttatcccggcacatttcggctcgcggcacgaagcctttgcgggatgcgttgagcttctgatagaacttgcgtgtatcttgagaacggcacagctgttccatctcctcgcactccgcttcttccaggcggcgtttcttctcctgaaaaaggcgggtctgctgtctccgcttccgtctataacgttccacgttctgccgggtaccttgctgcagcgcgaccgcccgcgctgcgtccttctcctccagaatctgtctgcactcttcgtcgaaccaatcgttccgtcgacttcgacccatatacccgacgttgttctccgctgcgtcgttaatggctgctttgactgtattccagcagtcctcaagaggggccccatcgagctcaccctcttccggcaacgctgcctcgagatgctgcgcgtatgcagtggcgacatcaggttgcttcagtcgctctaggtcgtaccgcggcggtcggtaccgaacattgttgatgacggatagttttgggcgcagtttaaccatcaccagatagtggtcagagtcgatgttagcgccacgatatgtcctgacgtcgataatgtcggagaagtgccgtccatcaatcagaacgtggtcgatttgtgattcagtctgcagtggtgatctccaggtgtaccgatacgggaggctgtgttggaagtaggtgctgcgaatggccatattcttggaggcggcgaaatcaattagtcgtaggccgttttcgttcgtcagccggtgagcgctgaactttccaatagtcggtctaaactcctcctcttggccaacctgagcgttcaaatctcctatgatgattttgacgtcgtggcttgggcagctgtcgtactcacgttccagctgcgcgtagaatgcgtccttatcatcatcagtgcttccggagtgtgggctatggacgttgattatgctgaagttgaagaaccggcctttgatcctcaacttgcacattctttcattgatcggccaccacccgatcacgcgcctttgcatatcgcccatcactatgaaagctgttcccagctcgtgtgtgttgccgcagctctgatagatggtatgattacctctaaacgttcgcaccattgaccccttccaacaaacctcctgcagcgctacgatgccgaatccacggtccttgagcacatcggcgagtatgcgtgtgctcccgatgaagttgagagatttgcagttccacgaaccgagtttccaatcgctagtcccgtttcgtcgcagtggtcttcgccgatggttccggtccgtactctcttgttgatttttcgttgcttaagattttttaaaggctggcttgcagggcctgacaccaaacgccctaaatttccggaggaccattcctccttatttccggtggaccatggtgcacagtttcacttagagtccctcgctggcactcggacgatgatcagccgcccctaacatggagaacagacgctgttgtgagccgatcctgacatggagaacagacgctcaataagatttgcacctccggaaggagcaaacccccttccctgtcagcatacgaccatagttcccaccggggttggttacccgatcttccctaaggttgctcgtatcccggccagcaccgcggggaggtagggataggagttgctgggtaagaggctaaggaccgcgagatggggtctattttattccttcaggtacgcgaagtaccaatggtacgctttacccagcatttgccgtgcctggGTATGCAGTGAAGGGGAAAGAAAGCATGGTGTGTCGATTGAAAAAGAGCATTTACGGACTCAAGCAATCAGCGCGGTGCTGGAATCAGCGGCTGCATAGTGTGCTCGTGGAAATGGGGTTCAAACAAAGTGCAACTGATCCGTGCCTGTATACCAAAGTTGATAATGGAAAGCGTGTCTACCTGCTGGTATATGTGGACGATATTATGATTGGTTGTGaagataaagataaaattaACTCGATATATGAGCAGTTGAAACGGTATTTTGAAGTGACGAATCTTGGTGAGCCTAAAGATTTTCTTGGGCTGAAGATTGAATGCAATGAACAAAATACAGTATTTCATTGGAAGGTTACATCGATCGTATTGCGAATAGATTCGGTCTCCGCAACGCGAAACGGGCGAAGACGCCAATGGAAGAGGGTTTGTCGGTTCAGAAGATACAAGCCCTAAATTACTGGAAGAAAACGAGTACCGAAGTCTTGTTGGAGCGCTTCTCTACATCTCTGTCTGTTCTAGACCGGATGTAGCAGCTAGTGTAGCGATACTAGGTCGAAAAGTGAGTTCGCCAACCGAAGCGGATTGGGTAGCAGCAAAGCGCGTTGTCCGCTACCTGAAGGCGACAAAGGAGTGGAAGTTATCGTATGGCAACACTTGTGGAAAACTGATCGGCTATTCAGATGCCGATTGGGCTGGCGACGTTGGTACTAGAAAGTCTACGACTGGGTTAGTAGGAAACAGAGTTGCGTCACATTATCCACGATGCAATCAGAATATGTGACGCTAAGCGAAGCTAGTCAAGAGCTAATTTGGCTGTGGAGTTTATTGACGGACATGGGTGAGCACATCGAAGGCCCGGTGACGGTCATGGAGGACAATCAGAGTTGTATCCAGTTTGTCAAGTCGGATCGCAAAAATCGTCGCTCCAAGCACATTGAAGTGAAACAACATTTTGTGAAGCAATTGTGTGAAGCCGGAAGCATGAAGCTGCAATACTGTCCAACAGAGGACATGGTCGCTGATGTACTCACTAAACCGGTGGGTGCAGTCAAGATGCATAAATTCGCATATATGATGGGACTGTCGTCAAAGGTTGGCAGTGTTCGTTGAGGAGGAGTGTTGATATATACAACGAGCAAGCAACCCTGCATTCTCTTTCTACAGTCTCTTTAAGTTGCTGCTCTCTCGAAGCTTGCTGCTCTCTCGAGGCTCTTTTTTGGTAGCAGCATCTTTGCGCGTGAAGCGCCATTTTGTCATATGTAAAAGTGAATTCGAAGAGTAAACATCGTTGTTTAATAAACTtctgttttattttaaataattaaactCTGCATTTCATTCCGCTGTAACCACAAGTCCAATATTTCCGAGTGGAATATTAGGTATGACGGGAGAGATAATGGACAGAACCTGATGAAATTCATCAAAGAGGTTGAGTTCTACGCGAAATCGGAGAACGTGTCAAAACGAGAGTTATTTCGGTCCGCGATATACCTTTTCAAAGACCAGGCCAGGTCGTGGTTCATGTCCGGTATGGAAAACGACGAATTCGCGAATTGGAACGAACTCGTGACGGAACTCAAACGTGAGTTTCTTAGTCCCGATCACGATCACGTGACCGAGATTAAAGCTATTTCGCGGAAACAGGGTCCGAAGGAGAAATTCTCTGATTATTTATCGAAAATGTTAAAGATTTTCAATTCTCTCACTAAACAGATGTCGGAGAGAAAAAAGTTCGAGATAATTTATCGTAACCTACATTCGGACTATAAAGGTCACGCGGTCGCGTCAAATGTTGACAATTTAGCCGATCTGAAGAGGTTTAGGAGACAGTTAGATGCTACCTACTGTAATGTCGGATTGTGCACCACGCGAAATAAGAAACAACCGTCTTCGTCGTATACTCGTAACCAACTGAACTCTAGCTTTATTTCTCTTATTTCCTCCTGTGACATACATATGTGTTAGTGTAATACTCTTTATAACACCACTGGTTGATCGTATCCTACACCTCCATTCCTTCTTAATGGTCCTGTACTAACCCTAACTGATATTCTTTCAAATAGTTCGGCGTACGATAATCCCGTTTTGGTCGATTAATCTTACTTGGTTCAGGAGCTTCTTCTTGTGTTGCCGACTCATTTGTGGTACATCCACTATCCACATTTTGTTCATCCGTCCTTGGGGTAATCCTTTTCAGGTGAGTAACGTTTCGATGAAATATCTTCCCTGAGTGCGATGATTTCAACGTTGCATCCGATCCAACTCTTTCAACTACTTCTAATTCGTCTGGGTGGAAATTGCTCGACAACTTATTCTCCCTTAGCATTCTACGAGCCACTACCACATCGCCAACTTTTATCGCATTTGGTTGAGAATGGCGCCGATTATCAGCATATTCAGCTCCCACCAGCTTCTGTTGTCGATCTCTGTCTTGAATCTCCTCAATGGCCCCTTTATTAACTGCTGAGAGAGATGGTAGCTTATCCCGCAACACGCGTCCAAACATTAAAGCCGACGGGGCAACTCCTGTTGTTGAGTGTGGTGTGGAATTGTAAAGCAAAAGATATGTCCTCAAGTCCCATCTCCAATCCGAGGTTTCGTTGATTTGACTTATTTGCAGGCGTTTCTTCAAGGCTCTGTTTGCTCTTTCGACCTCTCCATTAGCCTGCGGCCAATATGGTGTAGTTCTCAGCAGTTGAATGCCATGCTCTTTGCAGAATCGGTTCAGCGCTTCACTTACGAATTGTGGCCCATTATCCGTCCGCAATGTTTCCGGGATGCCATACCTGCAAAACGTTTCATGGAATGCCTGAATCGTCAGTTTTGCTGTTAGGTCCTTCATCACGATAACTTCGATAAATCGGCTGAAATAATCAACTAGTACTAGTAGATTATGGCCTGATGGCAATGGTCCCATGAAATCAGCTGCGATGTGCGCCCATGGTTTATCCGGCATAGTTGTTCGCGTTAATGGCTCTGGAGGGTCTTGCGCTGAAACTAGAATACATTCTCTGCACCTTTTAGCAAACTTCTCTGCATCTCTATCCATCCCAGGCCACCATACCTTTTGTCGTAAACGTCTCTTCATAACGACGATACCTGGGTGTCCCTCGTGAGCCAACTCTAGGATCCTGCTTTGTAGCGCTTGCGGTATTACTTTTCGCTCACCCCGCATCAAAATGTCTGATACTCTACACAGCTCCAAGCTGTACGGCTTGAAGATTTTTGCTGGTCCTGTCCAATCTTGATCCTCTAGAGCTTTGAATGCATCATTAATAATCAGATCTTTCGTGGTTTCTTGGGAAACTTCGTCTACAGTTATCGATGTAGGTACGGTCATCTCCATTAGCATCCTAACTGAAACATCATCATTTTCATCGAAAGCTTTCGGAGATGATCTAGATAATCTTGAGATTGCATCCGCGATATTTGTTACTCCTGGCTCATATACGACATCATAAGTGTAGGACTGTAAACGTAGTACCCACCGCTCAATTCTAGCACATGGTTTAGAGCGAGGGCTGAATAAAAATTGTAACGGTTTACAATCTGTAACTAGTTTAAACCTTATTTCTTGTAAATACATACTGAACCGATCCACCGCCCAAACCAAAGCTAAAGCCTCCTTTTCTGTGTGGAAATATTTCCTTTCGAGATCGGTGAGAGCTTTGCTTGCATATGCGATAACTCTTCGTCCTGTTGTTGCACCTTCCTGTATTAACACCGCTCCTAAACCAAATGGGCTTGCATCTGCGACTAGGATCGTGGGATCCTTTGGATCAAAAAATCCTAGATTATCAATGTGTGTAACAGCCTCTTTTATAGAATCAAATGCATTTTGTTGTGTCGAAGTCCACTCAAACATGACTCCCTTCCGTAACAACATTCTTAACGGATCCGTCTTCGAAGCCAGATGGGGGATAAATCGACCAACATATGTGACTAGACCAAGGAAACTTCTTAGTTCTGCTGCGTCTGCAGGTTCTCTAAATTGCTTTACTGCTAATATTCGACTTTCTACAGGCCTGACTCCGTCAACTGAAAGATTATGCCCTAAAAACTCTAAGCAGGACACGTTAAACTGACATTTATCCTTATTTAACAGAACATTGAACTCTTCTAAACGGACTAACAGAGCCTTCAATCTACTGTCATGTTCTTCTTGTGTACGCCCCGAAACCATTACGTCATCTAAGTAGACAATAACGCCGTCCAGTCCCGCAACAATAGACTCCATGACCTTTTGAAACAATTCGGGGGCGCAACTAACCCCAAACATTAAACGTTTGTATCTAAGAattaaagaaaatataaatgttTCTTGAACTTTCTGTTTATTCATATTTCTATCAGTTATACGATGTTGCGGACATCTTACCTGAATAGTCCGTATTTGGTCAGGAACGTTGTAATTACCCTGGAATTCTCCGAGAGCTCTAACTGATGGTATGCATCCTTAACGTcaagctttgaaaattttacCGCTCCGCTTACGCTGGCCAACATCTCTTCCATCACCGGAAGCGGATGTGTCTCTCGAATTACTGCTTGATTCGCTCTTCGCATATCAACGCATAATCTGATGTCTCCATTCTGCTTAACGACTGCAAACAGAGCCTTGAAGAAACGCCTGCAAATAAGTCAAATCAACGAAACCTCGGATTGGAGATGGGACTTGAGGACATATCTTTTGCTTTACAATTCCACACCACACTCAACAATTTGTTCAACGATTCTTTCCTCAACTTCTCTTACGTCATATCGGTCGAACTCGCAGCGTTTTGCTTGTATTCGTAACCTTAAAACAAAATCTGCGAATCGCTCATCCGATTTCTGGCAAATTTGTCGGAACAAATGTCGCTCATAGTTACGACGTCTCATAGGCTCAAAATGTTCGTCAAGCTTTTGGATGGCCACGTCGTAATAGGGAGGGTCTGCAACCACATGGGGAATATCGTCAACCCCTGGAAGATGATCAAAGATTTCCTGAATATCCGGTCCTGCTAAATGCAAGAGTTTCGACCGCTTTTCCCATTGAGACGTCACATTACTAGCATCAAAGTAGCGTTCCAACTCTCTTTTCCACTTTTGCCACTCTGTGGGCAATCGTGATCTTTCCGCCACCAACTCAAATGGTTTGATACGACGAAACGAATCCATCCTAGTGATACAAATAACCCAATTACCCGATTTAATATGTATatcaaaaagttaaaaattggCGATGGGTAAAAATACCTAAAAATTGATTTAAACCAACAACAGAGAATCAAATCAGTTTGTTGTCTGGAGTATAAACatgtattttgaatatttgattTAAGTATTTTAAAAGTTCTTTCAGTATATTGTAGCTATAGAATATGAGATTCTGCCATATCGAGAAGCTCGCAAAGCTCTCCTTAAATAACTCATTTCTAAATATATTGTATTATATTTGTCATATTTCTCTCCCGAACACGCACACattaaagacactatatacaaagacgCGAAATCTGATCCCTGAGAAAATAATTCGACAGGCAACCCTGAATGCGCAACACTGCTCATATTgcataaagttttcaaattggtgtaagtgattttcctaatttcaaaaaaaatgattagtaaCGCTTATACCCACGCAAATCAGATAGTAAATACAATATAAACAAGTTGAGAGTCATTTTCTACCATTTGTAGGGGTTTATTAGGCTACATTGATCCAAAAAtattacaacaataatttaaacatGTTTATTTGTGGAAGTTAAATTAGCCCTTACCAAATGTTCTGCgtgattttttggaatgacaggtcttctgctcgattggaatagcactgacagtaaatttggaattccaattggaacatttcccgtCTTTGGTTATAGTGTCTTTAGCACACATCTCTATAACTACTCTTACTCATCAACCATAGAAACCTATTCTGTGTTTTGGTCCTTTGGAGTCATCTTCTCGAGACAAAAATCAAGTACATacctgcatttttttt
The nucleotide sequence above comes from Armigeres subalbatus isolate Guangzhou_Male chromosome 3, GZ_Asu_2, whole genome shotgun sequence. Encoded proteins:
- the LOC134222197 gene encoding uncharacterized protein K02A2.6-like; the encoded protein is MLMEMTVPTSITVDEVSQETTKDLIINDAFKALEDQDWTGPAKIFKPYSLELCRVSDILMRGERKVIPQALQSRILELAHEGHPGIVVMKRRLRQKVWWPGMDRDAEKFAKRCRECILVSAQDPPEPLTRTTMPDKPWAHIAADFMGPLPSGHNLLVLVDYFSRFIEVIVMKDLTAKLTIQAFHETFCRYGIPETLRTDNGPQFVSEALNRFCKEHGIQLLRTTPYWPQANGEVERANRALKKRLQISQINETSDWRWDLRTYLLLYNSTPHSTTGVAPSALMFGRVLRDKLPSLSAVNKGAIEEIQDRDRQQKLVGAEYADNRRHSQPNAIKVGDVVVARRMLRENKLSSNFHPDELEVVERVGSDATLKSSHSGKIFHRNVTHLKRITPRTDEQNVDSGCTTNESATQEEAPEPSKINRPKRDYRTPNYLKEYQLGLVQDH